A stretch of the Parcubacteria group bacterium genome encodes the following:
- a CDS encoding class I SAM-dependent methyltransferase, whose protein sequence is METKSFLDPENILSQMDISPGSIVADFGCGSGFFSLAFAKAVGGEGKVYSLDILPSALESVESKAKIEGITNIIAQRVNLEKEGGSKLQENSNDFVIMKDMLFQNKTKDMIIKEAWRVLKPGGKLLIAEWNDKDYSIGPDREIRISKNELEELVKKQGFKLEKELTTGDFHYGAVFIK, encoded by the coding sequence ATGGAAACAAAAAGCTTTTTGGATCCCGAAAATATTTTAAGTCAGATGGATATTTCTCCAGGAAGCATCGTGGCTGATTTCGGCTGCGGCAGCGGTTTTTTTTCTTTGGCTTTTGCCAAGGCGGTGGGAGGAGAAGGAAAAGTTTATTCATTGGACATTCTTCCTTCAGCCCTTGAATCAGTTGAAAGCAAGGCAAAAATTGAGGGAATTACCAATATTATCGCCCAAAGAGTCAATTTGGAAAAAGAAGGCGGGTCAAAACTTCAGGAAAATAGCAATGATTTTGTAATAATGAAAGATATGCTTTTTCAGAATAAAACAAAAGATATGATAATTAAAGAAGCCTGGAGGGTTTTGAAACCGGGAGGAAAACTGCTTATTGCCGAGTGGAATGACAAAGATTATTCTATCGGTCCGGACAGAGAAATAAGAATTTCCAAAAATGAACTTGAGGAATTAGTAAAAAAACAAGGATTTAAATTAGAGAAAGAATTGACAACTGGCGATTTTCATTACGGAGCTGTATTTATAAAATAG